In Chaetodon trifascialis isolate fChaTrf1 chromosome 8, fChaTrf1.hap1, whole genome shotgun sequence, the DNA window ACTCATGTGTTCTGCAGCCAATAAATGGATTGCGGCATTGGATTAACTGTAAAGCTAATATATTCAGAATCATTTTTAAGCACACTGGTTTCTTAAGAAATGGTGGTGCAATGCAGTTATACTTCAGCACTGTATGTAAAGCCTGCTCATGTATGGATCCATCCGTCAAAGACTGATTTAACTGCTTTGTCCGTCTTACGTCcagagcagcttcttctctctaatgtatgtttttatttattgatttgtctCATGTTGAAGTGGCATTTGCGCCGTACATCTGTTTTTACTGTACCTCTCTGGTGACTGCGTTCAGCATCCTGTtactatactgtatgtgttgctTTGGAGTAAGTTATAATGTTGTCATCTGTAAAAGCTCTACTTCGAGACTCGGATCTCTTTCAGTGCAGTAAATTTGCAATGCAATTATAATAAAACAGTGAATATTTATTTGCTTTgaaagtgagacaaaaaaacaaactccaaaTACAACTACTGATTTTGTAAATAGACATTTAGTTGGAGTACATAGTGTATAATGTATAGGCCTTTGAGTTAAAATTGACCAACACCTTGAAATTACTGCCAAGTTAACAATTtaataatgttttattgttttatttcacgTACTCTTACTTTCgtttgctgttattttgaaaTGGTTTTGTAGAGGAGATTTATTTTAAAAGCTATTCAGACTGTTCTGTAAAAGGGAAAAATCTCACAGTACATCCTGCTGATCATTTCAGTTGCCTTATCATCACAAAATGATGTACGTATAGATAATAAAGCAAACAGTTAATAGCCAGCAGGATTTCCAATGAAATGaatgttctgttgttgttgttgtttttattgtaaataaaCGCCCTGAGAACTTTACAGTCTATTGTAAATGACTCTCTCGCCCCACATCACGTCACTCCAAGGAAACTCATTCTCTGATTGAACTTATCTTTGTCCTTTTCTTGCAGACAAATACAGTAGTCTGAGTGCCACATGGTGAAAATCTTTGCTGTGAAATGCCGACAAACTGTATATGTTCCACTTCCCATCATCTTAAtggaggctgagagagaaagcCCCATGAATAAATGATTTGAAGTGGCTGCACACAAGGATGAAAAACTAGAGCAATCTAAAAGTGGAGGCTTCCCTGTTTGTACAACTGTGTCACACAGAATAGAATAAGTCGGTTTTAATGAGTCAAAAGGAAATAAGACTGAATCATGACTGAAACGGCCTTTCCAAATGTATCTACTCACAAAACATGTTTGCATCACTCCATAAAAAGGTTTTAGTTTAAGTAAACATTTCCACTCTGGACTTTATGCTAATAGGTGCCAGAATATATGCAAAATAATTCATACTGTAAGTAGAATTAAAAAAGGGTCAGTCTGGCAGTAAGGGAAGGTCATTTTTGTGCATAAATGACTGAAGTAGCTTCCTGTTCTGTGAGGTGTGCCTTAACACCCCAGGGCGATGCTGGGTGCCAGCAGATGCttgaaatacaataaaaaaaacacagcatacaCTCTACCATGCATGTTAACAAATATACTGGTATGCAATAGTTTGAGTTAATGGCTCATTTGTGTCACTGCTGCGTTACAGCCCTCCCTCCAGTGAAATCGTTTAAGCATTGAACTTAACTGATGTAAGTATAAATCCACACAATATCATAAATGATCAAAAATAGTCTGTAATTAGATTTTATGCAGTTTATGTCAGAAAcataaattgtttttattgttgttgttattgtcattattattattattattcaaagctACATTGGTTCTCAAACTCCTCAGaagtttcacatttattttgacctctttatgccaatGTGTTTGCTATTTGTAATACTCCACTTTAACAActaaatttccccggtgtgggatcaataacgtcttatcttatctttactTATTTTACCTTATCTTACGTATCTTATATAGCTACTCCGGCGGAACCTTTGTCCGCTCTGAAAAACAGGAAGCGCATTAAATTTGTGTCGCACGAACCGGAAGTGGTCTTCTGAAGTCACATTGAGACCGAAAATCCCGGTCACAGGAATATTAGGTATCGTTACACTTTTCTTAAATGAAGGGAATTAAATGTAGTCGTATTGTCCGGTGGCTTATCACAGAAACATGATTAACTGTAACTGTTTTTCTGTGATAATATCACGACTTTCACGTCCCAGGCGGAGCTAATGCTACATTGCTAGCTAGCAAGCGCCTCTGTATTCCTGGACACCGTAACTGAAAAATAAGTTGAATTTTGGTCAGATATCGTCGATATTGATTCTGCCAGGCTCAGTAATGTCAGTGCATTTctaattttttaaataatgttgACGTTAAAGACACCAGTTTCCATCTGTGCCTGCCGGCTAACCTCGTATGTGGCTGCCATCTGCTATCTGAATAATCTGTTAATCAAAAAATTGTTCGATCACTTGTAGGAAAACTATAGAAGAGCTATAACTCACGTACAGCCATTTTCTCATGCTCACAGGATAGGAGAGGAGACCAGTCAGCTCATTCCtgatgcttttgtttggatGATCCTTAACAATGTTTACTTCAAAGGTCGTCCCTCGTCTCAATCTACTACGGAGAGCATCTTGTAAGTATGAACAAATATCCGTCTACTTTCTTGCCATGCAGTCTCATCCTaagctttacttcctgtgtaaGACACccaaaataacatattttttccTTAATGACTAGGTGCACTCCAGGCCCATGGAAACATTTTGAATGGATGTGTACAACCATTTCTTCCTGCTTACTGCGCCTCACTAAAACAGAAACCCACAAGCTattcaacagcagcagacaacaTGCCTCCTCCTCGATGGGTCCAGCTTGAGCCAGAACTGGACGAGGCTCTCGTGCCCCGTAAGCTGTCAGTAAGTCCTCTGGAGAGCTGGCTCTCCCTGCGTTACGCCCTCCCTCCGCTGCTGGAGTCCAGTCAGCCGCTGGAGGATCTggggcagctggaggagaaggtgCTGCCACCCATCTCTGTGCCTGTTATGGAGGACGGCGAGGGTTCAGCAACACCCCTCAGATGTAAGAATGTTCTGGAGATCCGGCGACGGATGATGAATCGGCATAAATACAAGAAGCTGCAGAAACGGACTAAATTCTTGAGGAAGAGAGTGCTGGAGGGCAGGGGGAAAAAGAAGCAGGTGGGAGTTTCCTCTTTGGAGATAAAAAAGATGCTAATTTAATTTAGAATTCATGAGAAAATGTATGGTGGTAGTATTAACTTGAATTGTGTTACTGTGCGTAGTTTCTcgtgatatacagtatatatatatgactGGTAACAAAATCTTGACTAATCTTGAATGAAGGTGTTAGTGCATAGAGTCGTTGTCAGACTTGTAAGCCTGATGTGCCCAAAAATCCAACACAATTTTCCAAAACTAGCTGAATACAAGCTTACTTTACTCACTGccgctgcctgtgtgtgtttgtcctgtgCAGAAAAGATTTGAGGACGATCTGCAGAGGATTTGGACACAAGCTGGACTGAAGAAGGCTCCAGAGGGATGGACGACGCCAAAGATCTTCATTAAACAGCatggaaacaaaaggaactgagaGACACTACAGtgatctgatctgagctgcGTCACATCGCCCTCACCCCGGATGACTGCACACCACAGCTTCACACACGGCTGTCAAACAATCAGCCCATTCCTGTGTTTCACTGATGTGGACGTATTCCTCATGTGTACAATTATTTTTAACAGTGTACATAATCTAATAAAGATCTTTGCCTGTCAAACCAACGGCATGGcctgctgtttttctggtcTTATTTTAGGCCTCATAGTGGAGTTGTAGGGCAGCTTACATTTCTCCTGTTCTTACTGTGGATGGCAGTAttgtgcaaagaaaaaaagcattcaCTCTGGAATTAGCATTGAGGTGGTTTTTTAATTTACTTCAGTCATATTTGTAGCACAACTAAAACAACTGAGCGACAAACTCTACTTAAAGATGAAATTACTCAAAAATCATCACATAATGAGTGTTGAAG includes these proteins:
- the aurkaip1 gene encoding small ribosomal subunit protein mS38, encoding MFTSKVVPRLNLLRRASCALQAHGNILNGCVQPFLPAYCASLKQKPTSYSTAADNMPPPRWVQLEPELDEALVPRKLSVSPLESWLSLRYALPPLLESSQPLEDLGQLEEKVLPPISVPVMEDGEGSATPLRCKNVLEIRRRMMNRHKYKKLQKRTKFLRKRVLEGRGKKKQKRFEDDLQRIWTQAGLKKAPEGWTTPKIFIKQHGNKRN